A genome region from Colwellia sp. Arc7-D includes the following:
- the rnhB gene encoding ribonuclease HII has protein sequence MPVVKKVFPPFEYPIAYCIAGVDEVGRGPLVGDVVTAAVILDPDNPIEGLMDSKKLSEKKRQQLSLEIKQRAIAWSIGRASPEEIDTLNILHATMLAMQRAIQGLNVTPDFVLVDGNRCPTFAHQNGHIASQSVVKGDARVSEISAASIIAKVARDDEMVALDKLYPYYGFAQHKGYPTKVHLEKIIEHGVLDCYRKSFKPVANVLANAATHNKNN, from the coding sequence ATGCCTGTAGTTAAGAAAGTTTTTCCACCATTTGAATATCCCATTGCTTATTGTATTGCCGGTGTTGATGAAGTTGGGCGAGGGCCTTTAGTCGGTGATGTAGTGACAGCCGCGGTTATATTAGATCCGGATAATCCTATTGAAGGATTAATGGATTCAAAAAAACTGTCTGAAAAGAAAAGACAGCAACTGTCTTTAGAAATTAAACAACGCGCTATTGCTTGGTCAATAGGGCGAGCTTCTCCAGAAGAAATAGATACGCTTAATATTCTTCATGCCACTATGTTGGCAATGCAACGCGCTATTCAAGGTTTAAATGTTACGCCTGATTTCGTGCTAGTTGATGGTAATCGTTGCCCCACTTTTGCTCATCAAAATGGTCATATTGCCAGCCAAAGTGTTGTTAAAGGTGATGCACGCGTATCTGAAATAAGTGCTGCGTCGATTATAGCTAAAGTGGCAAGAGATGATGAGATGGTGGCCCTAGATAAGCTTTATCCTTATTATGGCTTCGCACAGCACAAAGGGTACCCAACAAAAGTTCATTTAGAGAAGATAATTGAGCATGGTGTGCTTGATTGCTACCGAAAAAGTTTTAAACCTGTCGCCAATGTACTCGCTAATGCAGCAACGCATAATAAAAATAATTAG
- the dnaE gene encoding DNA polymerase III subunit alpha, with amino-acid sequence MSETELTTITTTDPAPKNGNNPAFIHLRIHSDYSMSDGLKKVKPIVARAAELNMPAIALTDQTNLCGLVKYYHAAHGAGLKPIIGCDFWVQSEALEGELSRLVVLTTNNIGYKNLTELISKAYLRGHVQGKAVIDRDWLIDHAEGLILLSGGREGDVGKALLKGNQEFVEDMVAFYQQYFPNCFYLELIRTGRNDEENYIHLAVALAASHDLPVVATNEVMFLSPVDFDAHEIRVAIHDGFTLDDKRRPKKYSKEQYLRTEEEMVALFADIPEALANSVEIAKRCNVTVRLGEYVLPDFPTEGLSIEDYLVKVSEEGLQERLEFLFDKDAPDFAEKRKPYDERLAIELKVVNGMGFPGYFLIVMEFIQWSKDNNIPVGPGRGSGAGSLVAYAQKITDLDPLEYDLLFERFLNPERVSMPDFDIDFCMDRRDEVIDHVAELYGRDAVSQIITFGTMAAKAVIRDVGRVLGHPYGFVDRISKLIPPTPGMTLAKAFEEEPKLPEIYAQDSDVKDLIDMCRILEGTTRNAGKHAGGVVISPTTITDFAPLYCDEEGKNPVTQFDKNDVEDAGLVKFDFLGLRTLTILQWAIEMADAKLLKEGKEPIDLPAIDLEDKASFKVLLKSETTAVFQLESSGMKSLIAKLKPDCFEDIIALVALFRPGPLQSGMVDNFIERKHGREAISYPDETWQHLDLKPILEPTYGIILYQEQVMQIAQVLAGYSLGGADMLRRAMGKKKPEEMAKQRAGFEAGAVGRGVDGELAMKIFDLVEKFAGYGFNKSHSAAYALVSYQTLWMKTHFPAPFMAAVMSADMDNTDKIVTLVDECSNMGLDLLPPDVNRGQYKFTVNDDDQIIYGIGAVKGVGEGPIEAIIAARESDGEFIDLFDFCARVDLKKINKRVLEKLIKSGAMDALGPNAKDGPHRAALFVSLPEALKAAEQHAKAQAIGQNDLFGLINEEPEDNRQTYKEVPKWPEQQWLDGEKETLGLYLTGHPINRYLSEIKRYSTGRLVSLQPTNKDKTTVAVGLVLGVRVLVNKRGRRWALVTLDDKSARMDIRLFPDDYDRFAELLISDAILVCSGQVSFDDYSGGITMTARDIMTIADARENYVSSLDLQVDKNQLSGQFIEQFTKVLTPYKDGICPIRVFYQRDEAQGMLELGVQWRVSPSDMLLYDLKTLLGDEQVELKFK; translated from the coding sequence ATGTCTGAAACCGAGTTAACAACAATTACCACAACTGATCCAGCGCCTAAAAACGGTAATAATCCAGCGTTTATTCACTTGCGAATACACAGTGATTATTCTATGTCAGATGGCTTGAAAAAAGTGAAGCCAATCGTCGCCCGAGCTGCAGAGCTCAATATGCCTGCCATCGCACTCACCGATCAAACAAATTTATGTGGGCTGGTTAAGTATTATCACGCGGCACATGGTGCAGGTTTAAAGCCTATTATTGGTTGTGATTTTTGGGTTCAAAGTGAGGCTTTAGAAGGTGAATTGTCGCGTTTAGTCGTATTAACCACCAATAATATTGGTTATAAAAATTTAACTGAATTAATTTCTAAAGCTTATTTACGTGGACATGTTCAGGGTAAAGCTGTCATTGATAGAGACTGGCTCATTGACCATGCAGAAGGCTTAATTTTACTTTCTGGTGGCCGCGAAGGCGACGTGGGTAAAGCGTTGCTTAAAGGTAACCAAGAGTTTGTTGAAGATATGGTGGCATTTTATCAGCAATATTTTCCCAACTGCTTTTACCTTGAGTTAATTCGAACGGGTCGAAATGACGAAGAAAACTATATTCACCTTGCCGTAGCGCTTGCTGCGAGTCATGACTTGCCTGTTGTTGCCACTAACGAAGTTATGTTCTTAAGTCCTGTAGACTTTGATGCGCACGAAATTCGTGTCGCCATTCATGATGGTTTTACTTTAGATGATAAACGTCGCCCAAAAAAATATTCTAAAGAGCAATACTTGCGAACCGAAGAGGAAATGGTCGCACTTTTTGCTGATATTCCTGAAGCACTTGCGAATTCGGTAGAAATCGCAAAACGTTGTAATGTTACTGTGCGTTTAGGCGAATATGTACTACCTGATTTTCCTACCGAAGGCTTATCGATAGAAGATTACTTAGTTAAAGTATCAGAAGAAGGTTTACAGGAAAGGTTAGAGTTTTTATTTGATAAAGACGCGCCTGACTTTGCTGAAAAACGTAAACCTTACGATGAACGTTTAGCGATTGAATTAAAAGTTGTTAATGGTATGGGCTTCCCCGGTTATTTCTTGATCGTGATGGAGTTTATTCAGTGGAGTAAAGACAATAATATTCCTGTTGGTCCTGGCCGTGGTTCAGGGGCAGGTTCATTGGTGGCTTACGCTCAAAAAATTACCGATCTCGACCCATTGGAATACGATCTACTTTTTGAACGATTCTTGAACCCTGAACGTGTCTCGATGCCCGATTTCGATATCGATTTTTGTATGGACAGGCGTGACGAAGTTATTGATCACGTTGCAGAGTTATACGGCCGAGATGCTGTATCACAAATCATTACCTTCGGTACAATGGCAGCGAAAGCGGTTATTCGAGATGTAGGTCGCGTGCTTGGTCACCCGTACGGTTTTGTTGATCGCATTTCTAAACTTATCCCGCCAACACCGGGTATGACCTTAGCTAAAGCATTTGAAGAAGAGCCAAAGCTGCCTGAAATTTACGCCCAAGACAGTGACGTAAAAGATTTGATTGATATGTGCCGTATTTTAGAAGGCACAACGCGAAATGCGGGTAAACATGCTGGTGGTGTTGTTATTTCTCCAACAACAATCACCGATTTTGCTCCGCTTTATTGTGATGAAGAAGGTAAAAATCCGGTAACGCAGTTTGATAAAAATGATGTAGAGGATGCCGGATTAGTAAAATTTGATTTTCTCGGTTTACGTACCTTAACCATTTTACAGTGGGCCATAGAAATGGCTGATGCAAAACTGCTAAAAGAGGGTAAAGAACCAATCGATTTACCTGCGATTGATTTGGAAGATAAAGCCAGTTTTAAAGTGCTATTAAAATCAGAAACAACTGCGGTTTTCCAGCTTGAATCTAGCGGCATGAAATCACTAATAGCAAAACTAAAACCCGATTGCTTTGAAGATATTATCGCTTTGGTAGCGCTATTCAGACCTGGCCCTTTACAGTCAGGCATGGTTGATAACTTTATCGAACGTAAACATGGTCGTGAGGCTATCAGTTACCCGGATGAAACATGGCAACATCTCGATTTAAAGCCAATTCTTGAACCTACTTACGGTATTATTCTTTATCAAGAGCAGGTAATGCAAATAGCGCAGGTGTTAGCCGGTTACTCGCTTGGTGGTGCCGATATGTTACGTCGTGCCATGGGTAAGAAAAAGCCTGAAGAAATGGCTAAGCAACGTGCAGGCTTTGAAGCAGGCGCTGTTGGTCGTGGTGTTGATGGCGAGCTAGCGATGAAAATTTTTGACTTGGTTGAAAAGTTCGCCGGTTATGGTTTTAACAAATCGCATTCTGCCGCTTATGCTTTAGTGTCGTATCAAACTTTGTGGATGAAAACCCACTTTCCTGCGCCATTTATGGCGGCGGTTATGTCTGCTGATATGGATAATACCGATAAAATTGTGACGTTAGTTGATGAGTGCAGCAACATGGGGCTTGATTTATTGCCGCCTGATGTTAACCGAGGGCAATATAAGTTCACTGTGAATGATGACGATCAAATTATTTATGGTATCGGCGCTGTAAAGGGCGTTGGTGAAGGTCCGATTGAAGCTATTATTGCCGCGCGTGAAAGCGATGGTGAGTTTATTGATTTGTTTGATTTTTGCGCTCGGGTTGATTTGAAAAAGATCAATAAGCGTGTGTTAGAGAAATTAATTAAATCTGGTGCAATGGATGCCCTTGGGCCCAATGCTAAAGACGGTCCTCATCGTGCGGCTCTATTTGTGTCATTACCTGAAGCATTAAAAGCAGCAGAGCAACATGCAAAAGCTCAAGCCATTGGGCAAAATGATTTATTTGGTTTAATAAATGAAGAACCAGAAGATAACAGACAAACATATAAAGAAGTGCCAAAGTGGCCTGAACAACAGTGGTTAGATGGCGAAAAAGAAACTTTAGGTTTATATTTAACGGGTCACCCAATCAACCGTTACTTAAGTGAAATCAAACGCTATTCAACGGGACGTCTAGTCAGCTTGCAGCCAACCAATAAAGATAAGACAACGGTTGCCGTAGGCTTAGTGCTAGGTGTGCGGGTATTAGTCAATAAACGTGGTCGTCGATGGGCTTTGGTCACATTAGATGATAAAAGTGCCCGAATGGACATCCGCTTATTTCCAGATGACTACGATAGGTTTGCAGAATTGCTTATTTCTGACGCTATTTTGGTCTGTAGCGGACAGGTCAGCTTTGATGATTACTCCGGTGGTATTACAATGACCGCTCGAGACATAATGACTATTGCTGATGCACGGGAAAATTATGTATCGTCGTTAGATTTACAAGTCGATAAAAATCAGCTTTCAGGCCAATTTATCGAACAGTTTACAAAGGTGCTAACACCCTATAAAGATGGTATTTGCCCAATTCGCGTTTTTTATCAAAGAGATGAAGCGCAAGGTATGCTAGAGTTAGGGGTACAGTGGCGCGTATCGCCAAGCGACATGCTATTATACGATTTGAAAACCCTTTTGGGTGATGAGCAAGTCGAGTTAAAATTTAAATAA
- the accA gene encoding acetyl-CoA carboxylase carboxyl transferase subunit alpha — protein sequence MSLNFLDFELPIAELEAKIEELQLVNNGQDLDLDLEDQISQLREKNNELTKKIFSNLDPWQTARVARHPQRPYTLDYLPRIFTEFDELAGDRAYADDKAIVGGTARLDGRPVMIIGHQKGRSTNEKVKRNFGMPRPEGYRKALRLMRMAERFKMPIITFIDTPGAYPGIGAEERGQSEAIAMNLKVMSRLNVPIICTVIGEGGSGGALAIGVGDKVNMLEYSTYSVISPEGCASILWKTAEKAPTAAEAMGITAKRIKELGLIDSIVEEPLGGAHRDMDQMAAFLKQALKSDLAELDKLSNEELIESRYDKLMSFGYC from the coding sequence ATGTCATTAAATTTTTTAGATTTTGAGCTTCCAATTGCGGAACTTGAAGCAAAAATTGAAGAATTACAATTGGTCAACAATGGTCAAGATCTTGATCTTGATTTAGAGGATCAAATTTCTCAATTACGTGAGAAAAATAACGAGTTAACAAAGAAAATTTTCTCTAATTTGGATCCTTGGCAAACGGCGCGCGTTGCACGTCACCCTCAACGTCCATATACCTTAGATTATTTACCTCGTATTTTTACGGAGTTCGATGAATTGGCAGGCGATAGAGCTTATGCTGATGATAAAGCTATTGTTGGTGGAACCGCGCGTTTAGATGGTCGTCCAGTTATGATTATTGGCCACCAAAAAGGTCGCTCAACTAACGAAAAAGTTAAACGTAACTTTGGTATGCCACGTCCTGAAGGCTACCGTAAAGCTTTACGTTTAATGAGAATGGCAGAACGTTTTAAAATGCCAATTATCACATTTATTGACACGCCAGGTGCTTATCCGGGTATTGGTGCAGAAGAACGTGGTCAAAGTGAAGCTATAGCCATGAATTTAAAAGTGATGTCACGTTTGAACGTGCCAATCATTTGTACGGTTATTGGTGAAGGTGGTTCTGGTGGTGCACTGGCTATTGGTGTTGGTGATAAGGTAAATATGCTTGAGTATTCAACTTATTCAGTAATTTCACCAGAAGGTTGTGCTTCAATTTTGTGGAAAACGGCTGAGAAAGCGCCGACAGCAGCAGAAGCCATGGGTATTACGGCTAAGCGTATTAAAGAATTAGGGCTTATCGACAGTATTGTTGAAGAACCATTAGGTGGGGCTCACCGCGATATGGACCAAATGGCGGCATTCCTTAAGCAAGCATTAAAATCTGACCTAGCAGAACTAGACAAACTGTCTAACGAAGAATTGATTGAAAGTCGTTATGACAAGTTAATGTCATTCGGTTATTGTTAG
- the tilS gene encoding tRNA lysidine(34) synthetase TilS: MNKIESALVQFFKHTPEKTIIIAYSGGVDSQVLLVALAKLKQQELLPNPLVVCHVNHGLSPHADEWQVFAQQQCDSFSLPLFTHKLHLKKQAQQSLEAMARDARYKVLIQTSAEPAIIVTGHHLNDQAETFILALKRGAGVKGLSAMPPSAKLAQHTVARPLLAISRSEIVDYANQQQLSWIEDESNNDEHFERNFLRHQILPKLNARWPSINKTIARSAEHCFEAQQLLDELAQQDLTLCQLSAYQLSVPCLTKLSDARLKNLLRYFLSSHNVLMPSRQQLAQICQQLNAEADKSPVIQLSSHCVRRFKDELYLTTIYQDISDWQHSLNLDDLVAKDKLELQLPDNLGVLCISAKLENSNTNEHWQVAVKRPNINQVVTVRFSHENPKCLPQYRQHSRALKKVLQELTIPPWQRKRLPFIFYDNELIAVVGHFVCKAFLVDNNDQALFISRNSESSF, translated from the coding sequence GTGAATAAAATTGAATCAGCCTTGGTGCAGTTTTTTAAACATACACCAGAAAAAACTATTATTATTGCCTATAGCGGCGGTGTAGATTCACAAGTGCTATTAGTGGCATTAGCTAAGTTAAAACAACAAGAGTTATTACCTAACCCTTTAGTTGTTTGTCATGTCAATCACGGTTTAAGTCCTCATGCTGATGAGTGGCAAGTATTTGCGCAGCAACAATGTGATAGCTTTTCACTACCATTATTCACCCATAAACTACATTTAAAAAAACAAGCGCAGCAAAGCCTAGAAGCAATGGCGAGAGATGCGCGCTATAAAGTACTAATACAAACCAGTGCAGAGCCTGCGATTATCGTTACTGGACATCATCTGAATGACCAAGCAGAAACATTTATTCTTGCATTAAAACGTGGTGCAGGGGTTAAAGGTTTATCTGCAATGCCGCCAAGTGCTAAATTAGCGCAACATACAGTGGCTCGCCCGTTATTAGCGATTTCGCGATCAGAAATAGTCGATTATGCAAATCAACAACAGCTTAGTTGGATTGAAGATGAGTCAAATAACGATGAACACTTTGAGCGAAATTTTTTACGTCATCAAATACTGCCTAAATTAAATGCACGTTGGCCAAGTATTAATAAAACAATTGCGCGCAGTGCTGAGCATTGTTTTGAAGCGCAACAATTACTTGACGAATTAGCACAGCAAGATTTAACGCTTTGCCAGCTTTCAGCTTATCAACTTTCGGTGCCATGTTTAACTAAGTTAAGCGATGCACGACTTAAAAATCTTTTACGCTATTTTTTATCGAGCCATAATGTATTAATGCCTTCGCGCCAGCAGTTAGCACAAATATGCCAACAACTTAACGCTGAGGCTGACAAATCACCGGTTATTCAACTATCGAGTCATTGTGTTAGGCGCTTTAAAGATGAGCTTTATCTAACCACTATTTACCAAGATATTTCGGATTGGCAACATTCGCTAAATCTTGACGATTTAGTCGCTAAAGATAAATTAGAGCTTCAATTACCTGATAACTTAGGCGTTTTATGTATTTCGGCAAAGTTAGAAAACAGCAACACTAATGAACATTGGCAAGTAGCTGTTAAACGCCCAAACATTAATCAAGTAGTTACGGTTAGGTTTTCTCACGAAAATCCTAAATGTTTACCGCAATATCGACAACATTCACGAGCCTTAAAGAAAGTTTTGCAAGAGCTTACAATTCCGCCATGGCAAAGAAAAAGACTACCGTTTATTTTTTATGATAATGAATTAATAGCCGTCGTAGGACACTTCGTTTGTAAAGCTTTCTTAGTTGATAACAATGACCAAGCATTGTTTATTTCACGTAACAGTGAATCGTCTTTTTAA
- the sstT gene encoding serine/threonine transporter SstT, with the protein MTIENNPESHSFITKLKSINIVNQIIIAIILGVVLALASPDLAMSFSILGSLFVNALKAVAPILVLVLVASSIANQKPNSEANLKPIVGLYLIGTISAALVAVALSFMFPVQLTLDIVGASANPPQGLGEVLTTLAFKIVDNPFNAVITGNFIGILAWGLGLGFALKKGSDSTKVMVHDFAEAISSVVKLVIRFAPLGIMGLVANTVATTGFDTLGEFSHLVLVLLGSMLIIALIVNPLIVYLIMRKNPYPLVLTCIKESGITAFFTRSSAANIPVNMELCEKLDLHEDTYSVSIPLGATINMAGAAITITVLTLAAANTLNIEVDFATAILLSVVAAISACGASGVAGGSLLLIPLACGLFGINTDIAMQVVAIGFIIGVIQDSAETALNSSTDVVFTAAASHHITKNLD; encoded by the coding sequence ATGACAATAGAAAATAACCCAGAAAGCCATTCATTTATTACTAAACTGAAATCTATTAATATCGTAAACCAAATAATTATTGCCATTATTTTAGGTGTTGTTTTAGCCCTTGCTTCCCCTGATCTAGCCATGTCATTTTCTATACTGGGGAGTTTATTTGTTAATGCATTAAAAGCGGTTGCCCCTATCTTAGTGTTAGTTTTAGTGGCTTCGTCTATTGCAAACCAAAAACCTAACAGTGAAGCTAATTTAAAGCCTATAGTTGGATTGTATTTAATTGGCACCATTAGTGCTGCGTTAGTCGCAGTCGCGCTAAGCTTTATGTTTCCTGTGCAATTAACTTTAGATATCGTTGGCGCTAGTGCTAACCCGCCACAAGGTTTAGGCGAAGTATTAACAACCTTGGCATTTAAAATTGTTGATAATCCTTTTAATGCGGTAATTACCGGTAACTTTATCGGTATTTTAGCTTGGGGTTTAGGTTTAGGTTTTGCCTTGAAAAAGGGAAGTGACTCAACGAAAGTCATGGTGCATGATTTTGCTGAAGCTATTTCTAGTGTCGTAAAACTCGTTATTCGTTTTGCACCATTAGGTATCATGGGGTTAGTTGCCAATACAGTAGCAACTACAGGCTTTGATACTTTAGGAGAGTTTAGTCATTTAGTACTCGTGCTTTTAGGTTCAATGCTTATAATTGCTTTGATAGTGAACCCGTTAATCGTGTATTTAATTATGCGTAAAAACCCTTACCCGTTAGTACTAACCTGTATAAAAGAATCAGGTATTACGGCATTTTTCACCCGTAGCTCAGCAGCCAATATTCCAGTAAATATGGAGCTATGTGAAAAGCTAGATTTACATGAGGATACTTATTCGGTATCCATTCCATTAGGTGCCACCATCAATATGGCAGGCGCGGCGATTACCATCACGGTATTAACGCTTGCAGCGGCCAATACCTTAAATATTGAAGTTGATTTTGCCACCGCTATTTTATTGAGTGTGGTTGCTGCAATATCAGCGTGTGGCGCTTCTGGTGTTGCTGGCGGTTCATTGCTGCTTATTCCATTAGCTTGTGGGTTATTTGGTATTAATACTGATATTGCGATGCAAGTTGTTGCGATAGGATTTATTATTGGTGTTATTCAAGACTCCGCAGAAACAGCATTAAATAGTTCTACCGATGTGGTTTTCACGGCTGCAGCATCGCACCATATCACTAAAAATTTAGATTAA
- a CDS encoding alkylphosphonate utilization protein, protein MPTENALKARSNNCCELCTSPNNLSVFPVPPTSDLSAQQSIYLCDKCLGQVEGNAELDINHMRCLTDAMWNQEPAVQVMAYRLLHKLSAESWAQDALDMIYLEDAVKTWAEQGIAAAEREGPTRDSNGAELQDGDNVTLIKDLKVKGANFTAKQGTMVRGISLTDNPEHIEGKVNGTRIVLVASYLKKA, encoded by the coding sequence ATGCCAACAGAAAATGCTTTGAAAGCACGCAGCAACAATTGTTGTGAACTATGTACATCACCAAACAACTTATCGGTGTTTCCTGTACCCCCAACAAGCGACTTAAGTGCTCAACAAAGTATTTATTTATGTGATAAATGCTTAGGGCAAGTTGAAGGCAATGCTGAACTCGATATAAACCATATGCGCTGTTTAACCGATGCTATGTGGAATCAAGAGCCTGCCGTACAAGTTATGGCTTACCGTTTGTTGCATAAGTTATCAGCTGAAAGCTGGGCGCAAGATGCGTTAGATATGATATACCTCGAAGATGCGGTTAAAACCTGGGCTGAGCAGGGGATTGCAGCGGCTGAACGAGAAGGCCCTACACGCGATAGTAATGGCGCTGAATTACAAGATGGCGATAATGTTACTTTGATCAAAGATCTAAAGGTTAAAGGGGCAAATTTTACCGCTAAGCAAGGCACTATGGTGCGAGGTATCAGTTTAACTGACAATCCTGAGCATATTGAAGGTAAAGTTAATGGTACGCGTATTGTCTTAGTTGCTAGCTATTTAAAGAAAGCTTAA
- a CDS encoding isoprenylcysteine carboxylmethyltransferase family protein produces MELKIIPVLQVAIAVILMTIIQYYLPTVNVATVISPLVRVSLVTLLVTIAVIIAFIAIYSFRQHQTTVNPSKPETSSQIVDSGIYQYSRNPMYLAMLLTLIAYACYLENALNLFICGLFFWYITKYQIVPEERMLIKLFGQDYVDYKNKVRRWL; encoded by the coding sequence ATGGAGTTAAAAATTATCCCGGTATTGCAAGTGGCTATTGCGGTTATCTTAATGACCATAATTCAGTACTACTTACCCACAGTAAATGTCGCCACAGTAATAAGTCCTTTAGTCAGAGTTTCTTTGGTGACGTTATTAGTGACGATAGCAGTGATTATTGCTTTTATTGCCATTTATAGTTTTCGACAGCACCAAACAACGGTTAACCCCAGTAAACCAGAAACATCATCGCAAATTGTTGATAGTGGTATTTACCAATATTCTAGAAACCCGATGTATTTGGCGATGCTTTTAACTTTAATTGCATATGCTTGTTATCTTGAAAATGCATTGAATTTATTTATTTGCGGACTATTTTTTTGGTATATAACTAAGTATCAAATTGTGCCTGAAGAACGTATGTTGATAAAACTGTTTGGACAAGATTACGTAGATTATAAAAACAAAGTTCGTCGTTGGTTATAG
- a CDS encoding DUF885 domain-containing protein yields the protein MTFNKSLIVISITALLAAACSNETTTQAKGNNALAMSPTEKLNSTVNASKAANELFDTIFMEGVNRNPVRQTYLGIKIDYDKWQDLSEENSAKELAFAKEALQRIQVINVNNLDKQTKLSFQLLTQKLEQQIADYPWRHHNYPVNQMFGVHSQIPALLINQHSIKDTKQAYDYIARVKNSKVLLEQLIDQLEIRANKGIIAPKFVFGHVIRDSKNLTVGAPFDNGADSTLYADFTSKIDKLDITDTEKQALTAKLSSALTTEFKAGYQALVSYLVELEKKADTTDGAWKFPNGDKFYNNALKRTTTTNLTADEIHKIGLDEVARIHDEMRVIMKKVNYKGTLSEFFQFMRHDPQFYYAGDDAGRERYLTEATALINTMKGELDQLFITKPKADLKVKKVEAFREKSAGKAFYQQPAPDGSRPGIYYANLYDMEAMPTYQMEALAYHEGIPGHHMQIALKQELEGIPKFRKFGGYTAYSEGWGLYSEMIPKEIGFYQDPYSDFGRLAMELWRACRLVVDTGIHNKKWNLAQGIEYYVSNTPNAKSDAIKMVERHVVMPSQATAYKIGMLKIVELRTKAKQQLGDKFDIREFHDVVLTNGAVPLNVLEDMVNDYIVDKS from the coding sequence ATGACCTTCAATAAATCACTTATTGTTATCTCTATCACAGCGTTATTAGCTGCTGCTTGTAGTAATGAAACTACAACACAAGCTAAAGGTAATAATGCTCTTGCAATGTCGCCTACAGAAAAGCTAAATAGTACAGTTAACGCCTCTAAAGCAGCAAATGAGCTATTTGACACTATTTTTATGGAGGGTGTTAACCGTAACCCTGTTAGACAAACTTACCTTGGTATTAAAATTGATTACGATAAGTGGCAAGATCTTTCAGAGGAAAATAGTGCCAAAGAGCTAGCTTTCGCAAAAGAAGCATTGCAGCGCATACAAGTCATCAATGTAAACAACCTTGATAAGCAAACAAAATTAAGTTTTCAACTCCTAACACAAAAGCTAGAACAACAAATCGCTGATTACCCATGGCGTCATCATAACTATCCTGTTAATCAAATGTTTGGCGTTCATTCACAAATACCTGCATTGTTAATCAACCAACATAGCATTAAAGACACTAAGCAAGCTTATGACTATATTGCTCGTGTAAAAAACTCAAAAGTGTTACTTGAACAGTTAATAGATCAACTTGAAATCAGAGCCAATAAAGGCATAATTGCACCAAAATTTGTTTTTGGTCATGTTATTCGAGATTCTAAAAACTTAACAGTTGGCGCACCTTTTGATAATGGCGCTGATAGCACGCTATATGCAGATTTCACTTCAAAAATAGACAAATTAGATATTACCGATACAGAAAAACAAGCACTAACAGCTAAGTTATCTTCGGCATTAACCACTGAATTTAAAGCGGGATATCAAGCATTAGTCAGCTACTTAGTTGAACTAGAGAAAAAAGCCGACACTACTGATGGCGCATGGAAATTTCCAAACGGTGATAAGTTTTATAACAACGCTTTAAAACGTACAACGACTACCAACTTAACCGCCGATGAAATTCATAAAATAGGCTTAGATGAAGTTGCTCGTATACATGATGAAATGCGCGTAATCATGAAAAAAGTGAATTATAAAGGCACTTTAAGTGAATTTTTTCAATTTATGCGCCACGATCCACAATTTTATTATGCCGGTGATGATGCTGGACGTGAACGTTACTTAACTGAAGCTACTGCATTAATTAACACCATGAAAGGTGAGTTGGATCAATTATTTATCACTAAGCCAAAAGCTGATTTAAAAGTTAAAAAAGTGGAAGCGTTTAGAGAGAAATCTGCGGGTAAAGCATTCTACCAACAACCTGCACCTGATGGCTCACGCCCAGGTATTTACTACGCAAACCTTTACGATATGGAAGCTATGCCAACATACCAAATGGAAGCTTTGGCTTATCATGAAGGTATTCCTGGTCATCATATGCAAATAGCTTTAAAACAAGAGCTTGAAGGTATTCCAAAATTCAGAAAGTTTGGCGGTTACACTGCATACAGCGAAGGTTGGGGTTTATATTCAGAAATGATCCCTAAAGAAATTGGCTTCTATCAAGACCCTTACTCTGACTTTGGTCGCTTGGCTATGGAATTATGGCGTGCTTGTCGATTAGTGGTTGATACCGGTATTCACAATAAAAAATGGAATTTAGCTCAAGGTATTGAATATTATGTCAGTAATACACCTAATGCTAAGTCAGATGCGATAAAAATGGTTGAACGTCATGTTGTTATGCCGTCACAAGCAACTGCTTATAAAATTGGTATGTTAAAAATTGTTGAGCTACGCACAAAAGCAAAACAACAGCTAGGCGATAAGTTCGATATTCGTGAATTCCATGATGTTGTGTTAACCAATGGTGCTGTACCACTTAACGTACTTGAAGATATGGTTAATGACTATATTGTAGATAAAAGCTAA